In Candidatus Dadabacteria bacterium, one genomic interval encodes:
- a CDS encoding FAD/NAD(P)-binding oxidoreductase, with amino-acid sequence MRVAIIGNGVTGVAAALSIRRLQPDWEIVMISGESSFHYSRPALMYVFMGHMSYKDTKPYEDSLWRKNRIDLVRGWVTEIDTAGKKLIMHEKDPVSFDKLLVATGSKSNKFGWPGQDLGGVQGLYSLMDLRLLYENVREARSAVIVGGGLIGIELAEMLHSRNIHVTFLVREKSYWTNVLPIEESQMINRVILEQGIDLRLLTELKEIEGNDSGRVRGVVTNKEEFIECQIVGLTAGVSPNVALAKASGIKTGRGILVDWSFRTDTPDVFAAGDCAEIITEGEGRNLIQQVWYTGKNQGKVAGEVIAGRHSVYDPGIWYNSAKFFDLEYQTYGTVRNVPVEGEDNFYWEHPDHGRSIRIVTKDGAVCGINVMGLRYSHRVCESWVAEKRSLDYVLDHLGDANFDPEFYEKCEAEIIKEIRKQAA; translated from the coding sequence TTTCACTATTCCCGCCCGGCGCTCATGTACGTATTCATGGGCCACATGAGCTACAAGGACACCAAGCCCTACGAGGACAGTCTCTGGAGGAAAAACCGGATTGACTTGGTAAGGGGCTGGGTTACCGAAATCGATACTGCCGGAAAAAAGCTCATCATGCACGAAAAAGATCCCGTTTCGTTCGATAAGCTGCTTGTCGCCACGGGATCCAAGTCAAACAAGTTCGGGTGGCCCGGCCAGGATCTCGGAGGAGTACAGGGCCTCTACAGTCTTATGGATCTCAGGCTTCTTTACGAGAACGTAAGGGAAGCCCGAAGCGCCGTTATCGTCGGAGGAGGCCTGATCGGGATCGAACTTGCCGAGATGCTCCATTCTCGCAATATCCACGTCACATTCCTGGTGAGAGAAAAGTCCTATTGGACTAACGTTCTTCCGATTGAGGAATCACAGATGATAAACCGCGTGATTCTGGAGCAGGGGATCGATCTCAGGCTCTTAACGGAGCTTAAGGAGATAGAAGGAAACGATTCGGGAAGAGTGCGGGGAGTTGTGACCAACAAAGAGGAATTTATAGAATGCCAGATCGTCGGTCTCACTGCGGGGGTAAGTCCCAACGTAGCCCTCGCCAAGGCAAGCGGGATAAAGACAGGGAGGGGGATCCTGGTTGACTGGAGCTTCAGGACCGATACCCCGGATGTTTTTGCCGCCGGGGACTGCGCCGAGATAATCACCGAGGGGGAGGGAAGGAATCTTATTCAGCAGGTCTGGTACACGGGCAAGAACCAGGGAAAAGTGGCGGGAGAGGTAATAGCCGGCCGACACAGCGTGTATGACCCGGGGATATGGTATAACTCGGCCAAGTTTTTCGATCTTGAGTACCAGACTTACGGTACAGTGAGAAACGTTCCGGTTGAAGGGGAGGACAATTTTTACTGGGAGCATCCCGATCACGGCCGTTCAATAAGAATCGTTACGAAAGACGGAGCCGTCTGCGGCATAAACGTCATGGGCCTTCGCTACAGCCACAGGGTTTGCGAGAGCTGGGTGGCGGAGAAGAGATCCCTTGACTATGTGCTCGATCATCTGGGGGATGCCAATTTCGATCCGGAATTCTATGAAAAATGCGAAGCGGAAATAATAAAGGAGATAAGAAAACAGGCTGCCTGA